One region of Triticum aestivum cultivar Chinese Spring chromosome 6B, IWGSC CS RefSeq v2.1, whole genome shotgun sequence genomic DNA includes:
- the LOC123134322 gene encoding FT-interacting protein 3-like: MAGVLPRFGPFGPLPAYDEFGIKETRPRLPGGRTGGYDLVERMEYLYVRVVKARELKWSGGEFDPLAEVKLGSYSCATRHIEKTAGPEWNDVFAFSRERLQASFLEVFVRGRGFAQDEYVGRARFDLGDVPVRVPPDSALAPMWHHVFDGNAGRCGEVMVALWIGTQADECFPLAVHADAAFAVDAKLAAHIRCKQYTVPRLWYVRVNVIEARDVAFADKARVGELFVRSRLSTQVLRTKTCVSRLPSYGWNEDHLFVAAEPFEDHLIISVEDRVKVDKEEVIGHVHIPFTDFERRWDTRPIRPRWYNLVQPEGATKIDKFSCKVCVRLCLEGGYRVLSEPIHYLSDVRPAARELWHGRPPIGLVELGIHNAFGLSALRARNGRGSCDAYCVAKYGSKWFRTQTVIDSLAPRFHQQCFWEVHDHCTVLTVAVFHNCQIGEKGGLASGDPVKDVLLGKVRIRLSTLETGRIHTHAYPLISLHAGGIKKMGELHLAVRFSTTSTLGLLQTYSQPHLPPMHYHCPLSVVQQERLRREAVAVIAHRLGRMDLPLRRECVEHLCEAHGHRWSMRRSKAHFFRIMSALAPLFAAIKWFVDVCHWRNPVTTVAVHIIYAMLVCCPNLILPTFFLYKFCLGLWNYRCRPRHPWHVDTKVSHAVTAHLDELDEEFDEFPTARPHEVVRMRYDRLRSLGGRIQEMVGDVASHVERARCVMTWRDPRATTMYLLVCLCLAVVTFVAPFQAVALLSGFYLMRHPSLRQRLPDVPANFFRRLPCKVDCLL; encoded by the coding sequence ATGGCCGGCGTCTTGCCGAGGTTTGGCCCCTTCGGCCCGCTGCCGGCCTACGATGAGTTCGGGATCAAGGAGACGAGGCCCCGCCTCCCCGGCGGGCGGACCGGCGGCTACGACCTGGTCGAGAGGATGGAGTACCTCTACGTGCGCGTCGTCAAGGCGCGGGAGCTCAAGTGGAGCGGCGGCGAGTTCGACCCGCTGGCGGAGGTGAAGCTCGGGAGCTACTCCTGCGCCACGCGCCACATCGAGAAGACCGCGGGCCCCGAGTGGAACGACGTGTTCGCCTTCTCCAGGGAGCGCCTGCAGGCGTCCTTCCTGGAGGTGTTCGTCCGCGGCCGGGGCTTCGCCCAGGACGAGTACGTCGGGCGCGCGCGCTTCGACCTGGGCGACGTGCCGGTGCGCGTGCCCCCCGACAGCGCGCTCGCGCCCATGTGGCACCACGTCTTCGACGGGAACGCGGGGCGCTGCGGGGAGGTGATGGTGGCCCTGTGGATCGGCACGCAGGCCGACGAGTGCTTCCCGCTGGCCGTGCACGCGGACGCCGCCTTCGCCGTGGACGCCAAGCTCGCCGCGCACATCCGGTGCAAGCAGTACACGGTGCCGCGGCTGTGGTACGTGCGCGTCAACGTCATCGAGGCCCGCGACGTCGCCTTCGCGGACAAGGCCCGCGTCGGCGAGCTCTTCGTGCGGTCGCGCCTCTCCACGCAGGTGCTCCGGACCAAGACGTGCGTGTCCCGCCTGCCGTCCTACGGCTGGAATGAGGACCACCTGTTCGTCGCCGCCGAGCCGTTCGAGGACCACCTCATCATCTCCGTCGAGGACCGCGTCAAGGTCGACAAGGAGGAGGTCATTGGCCACGTCCACATCCCATTCACCGACTTCGAACGCCGGTGGGACACACGCCCGATTCGCCCAAGGTGGTATAATTTGGTGCAACCAGAAGGAGCCACGAAAATCGACAAGTTCTCTTGCAAGGTCTGCGTCCGGCTCTGCCTGGAAGGCGGATACAGGGTCCTGTCGGAGCCTATCCACTACCTGAGCGACGTCCGGCCGGCGGCCAGGGAGCTCTGGCATGGGCGGCCTCCCATTGGCCTCGTGGAGCTCGGCATCCACAATGCCTTCGGCCTCAGTGCTCTGCGTGCGCGCAACGGTCGGGGCTCCTGCGACGCCTACTGCGTGGCCAAATACGGCAGCAAGTGGTTCCGCACGCAGACGGTGATCGACAGCCTCGCGCCGCGGTTCCACCAGCAGTGCTTCTGGGAGGTGCACGACCACTGCACCGTGCTCACCGTCGCCGTCTTCCACAACTGCCAGATCGGCGAGAAGGGCGGCCTCGCCTCCGGCGACCCCGTCAAGGACGTCCTCCTCGGCAAGGTGCGCATCCGGCTCTCGACGCTCGAGACCGGCCGCATCCACACGCACGCGTACCCGCTCATATCCCTCCACGCCGGCGGCATCAAGAAGATGGGGGAGCTCCATCTGGCCGTGCGCTTCTCGACCACGTCCACGCTGGGCCTGCTCCAGACGTACTCGCAGCCGCACCTGCCGCCGATGCACTACCACTGCCCGCTGTCCGTGGTGCAGCAGGAGAGGCtgcggcgggaggcggtggcggtCATCGCGCACCGGCTGGGGCGGATGGACCTGCCGCTGCGCCGGGAGTGCGTCGAGCACCTCTGCGAGGCGCACGGGCACCGGTGGAGCATGCGGCGCAGCAAGGCCCACTTCTTCCGCATCATGTCCGCGCTCGCGCCGCTGTTCGCCGCGATCAAGTGGTTCGTCGACGTCTGCCACTGGAGGAACCCGGTGACCACGGTCGCCGTGCACATCATCTACGCCATGCTCGTGTGCTGCCCCAACCTCATCCTGCCCACCTTCTTCCTCTACAAGTTCTGCCTGGGCCTGTGGAACTACCGGTGCCGGCCGAGGCATCCGTGGCACGTGGACACGAAGGTGTCGCACGCCGTGACGGCGCACCTGGACGAGCTCGACGAGGAGTTCGACGAGTTCCCGACGGCGCGGCCCCACGAGGTGGTGCGCATGCGGTACGACAGGCTGAGGAGCCTCGGGGGCCGGATACAGGAGATGGTCGGCGACGTGGCGTCGCACGTCGAGCGCGCGCGGTGCGTGATGACGTGGAGGGACCCCCGCGCCACGACCATGTACCTGCTCGTCTGCTTGTGCCTTGCCGTGGTCACGTTCGTCGCGCCGTTCCAGGCGGTGGCGCTGCTGTCCGGGTTCTACCTGATGCGCCACCCGAGCCTCCGGCAGAGGCTGCCCGACGTGCCGGCCAACTTCTTCCGGCGCCTGCCCTGCAAGGTGGATTGCCTGCTTTGA